A stretch of Elephas maximus indicus isolate mEleMax1 chromosome 20, mEleMax1 primary haplotype, whole genome shotgun sequence DNA encodes these proteins:
- the LOC126064118 gene encoding olfactory receptor 5D18-like: MLLSDRNKSLATFTLLGFSDCPELMVPLFVVFLAIYSVTVVGNLGMIVTIRINAILHTPMYFFLSHLSFVDFCNSSIVAPNMLVNLVVEDRTISFLGCVVQFFLFGTFVVTESFLLAVMAYDSFVAICNPLLYTVAMSQRRCAMLVVGSYAWGIAGSLVLTCSALKLSFHGFNTINHFFCEFSSLLSLSCSDTSLSQLLLFIFATFNEVSTLLIILTSYVSITVTILKMHSASGRRKAFSTCASHLTVITIFHGTILFLYCVPNTKNSRRTIKVASVFYTVVIPMLNPLIYSLKNKDVKNIVIKIMDTKVFSH; the protein is encoded by the coding sequence ATGTTATTGTCAGACAGAAATAAAAGCTTGGCCACATTCACCCTTTTGGGCTTCTCAGATTGCCCAGAACTGATGGTTCCCCTCTTCGTGGTATTTCTGGCCATCTACAGTGTCACTGTTGTAGGGAATCTTGGGATGATTGTGACCATCAGAATTAACGCCATactgcacacccccatgtactttttcctcagccatCTCTCATTTGTGGATTTCTGCAATTCTTCCATCGTTGCTCCCAACATGCTGGTGAACCTAGTTGTAGAAGACAGAACCATCTCATTTTTAGGATGTGTAGTGCAATTCTTTCTCTTTGGTACCTTTGTGGTGACTGAATCCTTTCTATTAGCTGTAATGGCCTATGACAGCTTTGTGGCCATTTgcaaccctctgctctacacagttGCCATGTCCCAGAGACGCTGCGCTATGCTGGTGGTGGGATCATATGCGTGGGGAATAGCAGGTTCCTTGGTTCTGACATGCTCTGCTTTGAAATTATCTTTTCATGGATTCAACACAATCAATCACTTCTTCTGTGAGTTTTCCTCACTTCTGTCTCTTTCTTGCTCTGATACTTCTCTTAGTCAGTTGTTGCTTTTCATCTTTGCCACTTTTAATGAGGTGAGTACATTACTCATCATTCTCACATCTTATGTGTCCATcactgtcaccatcttgaaaatgCATTCAGCCAGTGGTCGTCGTAAGGCATTCTCTACCTGTGCCTCTCATCTGACTGTCATCACTATCTTCCATGGCACCATCCTGTTCCTCTACTGTGTGCCCAACACCAAAAACTCCAGACGTACCATCAAAGTAGCCTCTGTGTTTTACACAGTggtgatccccatgttgaatccaTTGATCTACAGTTTGAAGAATAAGGACGTCAAGAATATAGTCATCAAGATAATGGACACCAAAGTCTTTTCTCATTGA